The genomic window TTGATCGCGTCATCGAGATTGTCGAAACGAAAAATGATCACGGCATTGTTGCCGCTCTGCTGAACGAAAGCGTACATGTACTCCACGTTCACATTCGAGCGGTGAAGAATGTCCAGAATCCGGTGCAGTCCGCCCGGCCGGTCGTCAACCTCCACAGCCACCACATCCGTCTTGCCCACGGTGAACCCGTGCTTCTTCAATGCTTCCTTGGCCTTGTTGTTGTCGTTCACAATAAGCCGCAGAATGCCGAAATCGGAAGTGTCGGCGAGCGAGAGCGCTCGGATGTTCACACCGGCTTCCGACAGGATACGCGTGACCTCCGAAAGCCTTCCCGCCTTGTTTTCCAAAAAAACCGAAATCTGTTCTGCCCGCATTTCAGGCTCCTTTCCGTCCTTCTAAATCTTCCGATTGTCGATGACCCGAACGGCTTTGCCTTCGCTTCTGGCGATGCTTTTCGGTTCAACCAATTTCACCTTGGCGGATACTCCCAGGTACTCCTTGATGTTTTTGGCGATGGCCTTCTCCAGTTGCTGCAACCTGCGGACTTCGTCCGAAAAGAGCAGCTCGCCGACCTCCACCAACACCGTAAGGATATCCAGATTGTCCTCGCGATCCACGACGAGCTGGTAGTGGGGCTCGACCCCTTCCGTCTCCATCAGAACGCTCTCGATCTGCGACGGGAACACGTTGACCCCCCGGATGATCAACATGTCGTCGGTACGCCCGCTCACACGATGCATCCTGATGTGCGTGCGCCCGCAGATGCACGGTTCGGCATTGAGCGACGTCACGTCCCGGGTTCGGTAGCGGATGATCGGGAAAGCCTCCTTGGTGATCGAGGTGAACACCAACTCGCCTTTTTCGCCGTGAGGCAGATTCTCACCGGTGACCGGGTCGATGATCTCGGGGATGAAATGATCCTCGAAAATGTGGAGGCCCTTCTTGGCCTCGAGGCATTCTATGGACACCCCCGGTCCGATCACTTCACTGAGGCCGTAAATGTCGAGTGCATTCAGATGGAGTTTGCGTTCGATTTCCTCACGCATCTGCTCGGACCAGGGTTCGGCGCCGAAGATCCCCGACTTGAAATGCAGGTCCTTGAAATCGACTCCGACTTCCCGGGCGACTTCGGCAAGATGCAGGGCATAGGACGGCGTGCAGGTCAGGATTGTGGGTGCGAAATCCTTCATGATCATGATCTGGCGCTTGGTATTGCCGCCGGAGATAGGGATCACCGAAGCCCCGAGCCGTTCGGCCCCGTAATGGATCCCGAGTCCCCCCGTGAAAAGGCCGTACCCGTAAGCGTTATGAATGATGTCGCCGCGCGAGGCGCCTCCGGCGGCAAGGGCGCGCGCCATCAACTCGGACCACGTGAGGATGTCCCTGGCGGTATACCCCACCACGGTGGGCTTGCCGGTCGTTCCCGACGAAGCATGAATGCGAACGACGTTGTCCATGGGCACCGCAAACATTCCATACGGATAATTGTCGCGCAAATCCTGCTTGTACGTGAATGGAAGACGGCGCAGATCCCGAAGGCTCTTGATGTCGGCCGGCGTGATTCCCACCTCCTGGAATTTCCGACGATAGAAGGGCACCGTCGCGTAAACCTTTTCCAGGGTGGATTGCAGGCGGCGCAGCTGAATGGCCTCGAGCGCCTCCCGCGGCATTGTCTCGTACTCCATGTTGTGAATCATCCTTGCTTTTCCTCCGTGATGAGAGTCGGACCCGGGCCCCAAAAAAAACAAGCCGTGGGTTCGTGAATCCACGGCTCAAGAAAACAAAACCATGGATGCCGCTTTGTTGCGCCTACCCATGGTGTTGGTCAAATGTCAGGTCCGATTCAGCCTACTTTGCCCCCATAGGTAGGCCTCGAAAAGAAGAAGCCTCCTCCGAAAAGAAAGCTGCTAAAGTAGAAGAACCGGGAATTCATTTTTCGCTCCAATGCTTCAATATTCAAGCCCTTACTGCTTACCTGATTCACGAATGCCTGTCAAGCAAAATGGACCGAAAAGACGGGCTCTCAGGAATTGCCCTTTGCAGGCTCAGCCTTGCTCCCTTCCGCGGCAGGGGCCGCCCGGAGCCGCACGCGGGCCAGTTCGTCCTCCAGAAGAGCCGAGTCCGGATACGCGCCCTCCGTTTTCAAAGCGGCTTCAAATTCTTGTGCCGCCCTTGCGAAATCCCCCTTTTTCCCGTAGAGCCTGGCGAGGTTCCAGGAAATCACGCGGCTGTAACTCTCAAAGCCTTCCCTTTTCATTTCATTCCATTGTTGCAGCGCGTCGTCGATCCTGCCCCCGGCATCGTAGGCGATGGCCAACTGCTCCCGGGCAATCGGCCGCAGCGGGTGCCGCGGGTCGATTTCCTTGAGCATCAGATTGCCCTGCCTGACCGCATCCTCGTAACGCCCGACTTTCGTAAACGCCTGCAGCAGGTCGGCCCGGGCATTGATGACGATTTTCGTTCCCGGATGCGCTTGAATGAAGGCATCGAGCTCCGGGATGCGCTTTTCCCATTCCCCGGAACTCTCCCCATCCACCACGGGCAGTTTGCCGAGCAGTGCGACATATTCGGTCCGAGCGCGCGCCTCCAGGCTCTCCCGATACGCGGTCACGCCCCAGACGGCGCCGGCCAGCGCCACCAGCAGGACCACCCCGCCGATGAGGTACCGCGCGTTCTTCTCAAACCACAAATCCCAGCGCTCGGAAAGACTCAGCAGAGCCGCGTCCTTGCCGGGCGTCTTCTTGGCGACTTTGATTTTCTTGAGCCCCAAATTCATCTCTCCTTGGGTGAAATTCCGACCGCCTTGAAGAGTCTACGGCCGGTTGCATGATCTTACACCTCAGAAAGCGTCCTGCCCATCCCAAAGCGTTCCAGGATCCTGTCGATGATCGACGTGGTGGACGCATTCGGGATCAACGGAATGCGAACCACCCGCCCTCCCTTTGCCGTTACGACATCGGCGCCGACAATCCGGCCCTCCGCCCAGTCCGCCCCCTTGACCAGGACATCCGGCTCGAGGGCGACGATCAGAGGCAATGGGTCGGGGGTGTCAAACAGGACAACATGGTCGACGCACTGGAGCGCCGCGAGGACTTCACTTCGCTCCGCCTGGCCGGTCACGGGACGTCGTGGCCCCTTGATCTCACTCACGGAACGGTCGGTGTTGACGCCGACGATGAGCACGTCTCCAAGGGAGCGCGCCTCCTCGAGGTAGCGTACATGGCCCAGGTGAAGCAGGTCGAAACAGCCATTGGTGAAGACAATGCGCCTGCCTTCCTGGCGATGGCGGGAACAGACAGCCTGGAGCTCGCGAAGGTCTGTGATTTTATCGGCGGCC from Syntrophobacter fumaroxidans MPOB includes these protein-coding regions:
- a CDS encoding ACT domain-containing protein yields the protein MRAEQISVFLENKAGRLSEVTRILSEAGVNIRALSLADTSDFGILRLIVNDNNKAKEALKKHGFTVGKTDVVAVEVDDRPGGLHRILDILHRSNVNVEYMYAFVQQSGNNAVIIFRFDNLDDAIKVLQDNGVKVIEGNRLYAM
- a CDS encoding phenylacetate--CoA ligase family protein; translation: MIHNMEYETMPREALEAIQLRRLQSTLEKVYATVPFYRRKFQEVGITPADIKSLRDLRRLPFTYKQDLRDNYPYGMFAVPMDNVVRIHASSGTTGKPTVVGYTARDILTWSELMARALAAGGASRGDIIHNAYGYGLFTGGLGIHYGAERLGASVIPISGGNTKRQIMIMKDFAPTILTCTPSYALHLAEVAREVGVDFKDLHFKSGIFGAEPWSEQMREEIERKLHLNALDIYGLSEVIGPGVSIECLEAKKGLHIFEDHFIPEIIDPVTGENLPHGEKGELVFTSITKEAFPIIRYRTRDVTSLNAEPCICGRTHIRMHRVSGRTDDMLIIRGVNVFPSQIESVLMETEGVEPHYQLVVDREDNLDILTVLVEVGELLFSDEVRRLQQLEKAIAKNIKEYLGVSAKVKLVEPKSIARSEGKAVRVIDNRKI
- a CDS encoding YfgM family protein; protein product: MNLGLKKIKVAKKTPGKDAALLSLSERWDLWFEKNARYLIGGVVLLVALAGAVWGVTAYRESLEARARTEYVALLGKLPVVDGESSGEWEKRIPELDAFIQAHPGTKIVINARADLLQAFTKVGRYEDAVRQGNLMLKEIDPRHPLRPIAREQLAIAYDAGGRIDDALQQWNEMKREGFESYSRVISWNLARLYGKKGDFARAAQEFEAALKTEGAYPDSALLEDELARVRLRAAPAAEGSKAEPAKGNS
- the rfaE2 gene encoding D-glycero-beta-D-manno-heptose 1-phosphate adenylyltransferase translates to MRAADKITDLRELQAVCSRHRQEGRRIVFTNGCFDLLHLGHVRYLEEARSLGDVLIVGVNTDRSVSEIKGPRRPVTGQAERSEVLAALQCVDHVVLFDTPDPLPLIVALEPDVLVKGADWAEGRIVGADVVTAKGGRVVRIPLIPNASTTSIIDRILERFGMGRTLSEV